One part of the Salinimonas iocasae genome encodes these proteins:
- a CDS encoding glycoside hydrolase family 43 protein, protein MASGSFKVKALSLAVSAVILCACQPSQDAEQTADTETQTQKQQSDTTQISKDTADSSQQDKSAGYAEPLVTDIYTADPSAHVFEGKLYIYPSHDRESGIPQNDNGDHFDMRDYHILSMDEVGGEVTDHGVALSVDDIPWAGRQLWAPDAAEKNGTYYLYFPLKDKQDVFRIGVATSDNPAGPFEPQPEPMENSFSIDPAVFKDDNGEYYMYLGGIWGGQLQRYQDDEYNPEDEYPADDEAAVKPRIAKLSDDMLSFAEPLQEIDIVDKNGELITAGDNDRRFFEAAWVHKYDGKYYFSYSTGDTHKIVYATGDNPYGPFTYQGVILDPVEGWTNHHSIAKYQGKWYLFYHDSSLSGGKTWLRSVKMTELTHRSDGSIVTVAPYKKQGE, encoded by the coding sequence GTGGCATCAGGATCTTTTAAAGTGAAAGCACTTTCACTGGCCGTATCTGCCGTTATTCTCTGTGCCTGCCAGCCTTCACAAGACGCTGAGCAGACCGCTGATACAGAAACACAAACGCAAAAACAGCAGTCTGATACAACGCAGATATCAAAGGATACTGCCGATAGTTCTCAGCAAGACAAATCAGCAGGCTATGCTGAGCCGCTGGTTACCGACATCTATACCGCTGATCCTTCAGCGCATGTTTTTGAGGGAAAGTTGTATATCTACCCTTCCCATGACAGAGAGTCGGGCATCCCACAAAATGATAACGGCGATCACTTCGATATGCGTGATTACCATATTCTGTCGATGGATGAAGTCGGCGGAGAAGTTACCGATCACGGTGTAGCGCTGTCTGTTGATGACATTCCATGGGCCGGACGTCAGTTGTGGGCACCTGACGCAGCAGAAAAGAATGGCACGTACTATTTATACTTCCCGCTTAAAGATAAACAGGACGTATTCAGAATCGGCGTAGCGACCAGTGATAATCCGGCCGGTCCGTTTGAGCCCCAGCCAGAGCCAATGGAAAACAGTTTCAGTATCGATCCTGCCGTATTTAAGGATGATAACGGTGAATACTATATGTATTTGGGCGGCATCTGGGGCGGACAATTGCAACGCTATCAGGATGATGAGTATAACCCTGAAGATGAATATCCGGCGGATGATGAAGCTGCTGTTAAGCCGCGTATTGCTAAGCTAAGTGACGATATGCTGTCATTTGCCGAACCGCTTCAAGAGATTGACATTGTAGATAAAAACGGTGAGTTGATTACAGCCGGTGACAACGACCGTCGTTTCTTTGAAGCTGCCTGGGTTCACAAGTATGACGGTAAATATTACTTTTCCTATTCAACCGGCGATACCCATAAAATTGTTTATGCAACCGGCGATAATCCTTACGGACCATTTACCTATCAGGGCGTTATTCTGGACCCGGTAGAAGGATGGACCAATCATCATTCCATCGCCAAATATCAGGGAAAGTGGTATCTGTTTTACCATGACAGCTCGTTATCCGGAGGTAAAACCTGGCTACGTAGTGTGAAAATGACCGAACTGACGCATCGCTCTGACGGCAGTATCGTGACCGTTGCACCCTATAAAAAGCAAGGTGAGTAG
- a CDS encoding sugar porter family MFS transporter has product MENTLSGQAVTPADESMNNTAFIVFISIVATIGGFLFGFDSGVINGTVDGLQQAFNSESVGTGFNVSSMLLGCAVGAFFAGRLADRFGRRSLLMTAAVFFIISAWGSGVATGSGEFIIYRILGGLAVGAASVMAPAYISEVAPARFRGMLTSIQQIAIISGLFAAFLSNYLLADAAAGSTSELWMGYNAWRWMFWMELIPAFLFFIMLFFIPESPRFLMVKKRKEEARTVLTRLYGSVAADKKVAEIDSSLANDHTPKLSDLKQKGTGKVRPIVWVGIGLAAFQQLVGINVVFYYGAVLWQAVGFSESDSLLINVISGAISIAACIITLMVIDKIGRKPLLKWGSVGMTITLGLMVYAFVNADQDPSGRLILGDYGTLALVAANAYVFFFNMSWGPVMWVMLGEMFPNQIRGSGLAISGLVQWGTNFAITWSFPILLAGVGLAGAYGLYAICALISVIFVTKLVQETKGRELEDMQG; this is encoded by the coding sequence ATGGAAAATACACTTAGCGGGCAGGCGGTTACGCCGGCTGATGAGTCTATGAACAATACTGCTTTTATTGTTTTCATCAGTATTGTGGCCACTATTGGTGGTTTTTTGTTTGGGTTTGATAGCGGGGTTATCAACGGCACCGTTGATGGGCTGCAACAGGCATTTAATTCTGAAAGTGTAGGGACAGGATTCAATGTTTCGAGCATGTTGTTAGGGTGTGCGGTCGGGGCTTTTTTTGCCGGTCGTCTGGCTGACCGGTTCGGTCGTCGCTCACTCCTGATGACGGCCGCTGTCTTTTTTATTATCAGCGCCTGGGGCTCAGGCGTTGCCACAGGCTCCGGTGAGTTTATTATTTATCGGATCCTGGGTGGGTTGGCTGTGGGCGCTGCATCAGTGATGGCACCAGCTTATATCTCGGAAGTCGCGCCAGCGCGCTTCAGAGGGATGCTGACCTCTATACAACAAATTGCAATTATTAGCGGTTTGTTTGCGGCGTTTTTAAGTAACTATCTTCTGGCGGATGCTGCCGCAGGCTCTACCAGCGAACTATGGATGGGTTATAACGCATGGCGGTGGATGTTCTGGATGGAACTGATCCCCGCATTTTTGTTTTTCATCATGTTGTTTTTTATCCCTGAAAGCCCGCGTTTTTTAATGGTTAAAAAACGTAAGGAAGAAGCAAGAACAGTACTTACCCGACTCTACGGCAGTGTCGCCGCCGACAAGAAAGTGGCGGAAATTGACAGTTCACTGGCCAACGACCACACACCTAAATTGTCTGATTTGAAGCAAAAAGGGACCGGCAAAGTTCGTCCTATCGTTTGGGTAGGTATCGGACTGGCAGCATTTCAGCAGCTAGTTGGTATTAACGTCGTGTTTTATTATGGCGCGGTATTGTGGCAGGCGGTGGGCTTTTCAGAATCCGACTCGCTGCTTATTAACGTCATTAGTGGCGCAATTAGTATCGCGGCATGCATTATTACGCTGATGGTTATCGATAAAATTGGCCGCAAGCCATTGCTTAAATGGGGCTCTGTGGGAATGACAATCACACTAGGGCTGATGGTATATGCATTTGTTAATGCTGATCAGGATCCGTCAGGTCGCTTAATTCTTGGAGACTATGGCACCCTGGCACTGGTTGCGGCGAATGCCTATGTCTTCTTTTTTAACATGTCCTGGGGACCGGTGATGTGGGTCATGCTGGGTGAGATGTTCCCTAATCAGATTCGTGGTTCCGGGCTGGCTATCAGTGGTCTGGTGCAGTGGGGGACCAACTTCGCAATCACCTGGTCGTTCCCTATTCTCTTAGCTGGCGTTGGTTTGGCCGGTGCATACGGTTTATACGCAATTTGTGCACTTATCTCAGTGATATTTGTCACCAAACTGGTTCAGGAAACAAAAGGTCGGGAGCTGGAGGATATGCAGGGATAA
- a CDS encoding glycosyl hydrolase 115 family protein, whose translation MKRISLFFMLLCYAFVSQADYLVDAGQAGFVLADKSGVTPIVVEDTASAGVKRVASSFADDIFRVSSQKAEISSTLAKKKSFVLVAELGKSRLLAQLIANNKIDVSALRGRWDGFLIEHVMDPFEGVDEAWVVAGANHRGAMYGMYDISETIGVSPWYWWADVPVKKSATLKLQAGTRKLDAPAVKYRGIFLNDEAPALTNWATEKFGGFNAQFYEHVFELLLRLKANFLWPAMWNNAFADDDPQNARLAHEMGIVMSTSHHEPMMRADKEWNRYGEGKWEYSTNPENLASFWKEGAERHKNFESIFTLGMRGQEDTPMSEGQNIGLLEKIVSDQRAILDETFDKPVEDIPQVWALYKEVQGFYERGMRVPDDVTLLWTDDNFGNIRRLPTPQERERSGGAGVYYHFDYVGGPRSYRWINTVPLGKIYEQMSMAWEYGAREIWITNVGDLKPMELPIDFFLSMAWDPESFDGSSASTFTHEWAKQQFPTQYAGTVAELINTYTVHNGRRKPEAITAQTYSIDYYDEAQTISTQLQAASKQAERLEAALPDAYKNAFFQLVGYPLWASQAVFELNHARAINTRDASQDRATTNQSAALTKQWFERDEVLSERFHTMDNGRWNHMISQPHIGFVHWRNPPANIPPVVSTKALAKPAIADMGVTTENQAAFWPASEWQSNALALETFTPFGKRQRDITIYNRQGKPFEFTIESEANWIRLSQKKGTVEEAATVSVSIDWSQLPPGEHQASVLIKGTGWGGATVDISANNQRGEAEGFVEADGVLSVNAVSGTIINNRDDVKWEKLTLHGRTGSAIRSFISAGATPAQKVSERPTLRYPLYFFSTGTFEVTVDISPTQSFFPDHQLAFWMALDNAEPEQIKGLGEKDSWAKEVLNNVRQLQTTITVNKPGVHTLSFYPEDTGVVLQKIVIDTGGLKPSYLGPPESPLIEQ comes from the coding sequence ATGAAGCGTATATCGTTGTTTTTTATGCTGCTGTGCTACGCCTTTGTCAGTCAGGCTGACTATCTGGTGGATGCAGGGCAGGCTGGTTTTGTACTGGCTGATAAATCAGGTGTGACACCTATTGTTGTCGAGGATACTGCCAGTGCAGGTGTAAAGCGTGTTGCCTCGAGTTTTGCAGACGACATTTTCAGAGTGTCGTCACAAAAAGCAGAAATTTCTTCAACATTGGCGAAAAAGAAGTCTTTTGTGCTGGTGGCCGAGTTGGGTAAAAGTCGCTTGTTAGCGCAACTGATTGCAAATAACAAAATTGACGTCAGTGCCCTTAGAGGTCGCTGGGATGGATTTTTAATTGAACATGTCATGGACCCGTTCGAGGGCGTCGATGAGGCGTGGGTAGTGGCAGGCGCGAATCATCGCGGCGCGATGTACGGCATGTACGATATCAGTGAAACCATTGGTGTTTCTCCCTGGTACTGGTGGGCAGATGTACCGGTTAAAAAAAGCGCAACGCTGAAATTGCAGGCAGGCACACGCAAACTGGATGCGCCAGCGGTCAAATATCGCGGCATCTTTTTAAATGACGAAGCGCCGGCGTTGACGAACTGGGCGACTGAAAAGTTCGGAGGCTTTAATGCGCAATTCTATGAGCACGTATTTGAGCTTCTTTTACGGTTAAAGGCCAACTTTCTGTGGCCTGCAATGTGGAACAACGCATTCGCCGATGACGACCCGCAAAATGCCAGACTGGCGCATGAGATGGGCATTGTGATGAGCACCTCTCACCATGAGCCGATGATGCGCGCGGATAAAGAATGGAACCGGTATGGTGAGGGAAAGTGGGAGTATTCAACCAATCCTGAAAATCTGGCGTCATTCTGGAAAGAAGGGGCAGAGCGTCATAAAAATTTTGAAAGTATCTTCACTTTGGGCATGCGAGGTCAGGAAGATACGCCCATGAGTGAAGGTCAAAACATCGGATTGCTGGAGAAAATTGTCAGCGATCAGCGCGCGATACTGGACGAAACCTTTGATAAGCCTGTTGAGGATATTCCACAAGTGTGGGCACTTTACAAAGAAGTGCAGGGCTTTTATGAGCGCGGCATGCGGGTTCCTGATGATGTTACGCTGCTGTGGACTGACGATAATTTTGGCAACATCCGACGCCTGCCTACGCCGCAAGAGCGCGAACGCTCGGGTGGTGCCGGTGTATATTACCATTTTGACTATGTAGGCGGTCCGCGCTCTTACCGCTGGATTAACACCGTTCCGCTAGGCAAAATTTACGAGCAGATGAGCATGGCCTGGGAGTATGGGGCCCGCGAAATCTGGATCACCAACGTGGGTGACCTGAAGCCGATGGAGCTGCCCATCGACTTCTTTTTATCCATGGCCTGGGATCCGGAATCCTTTGACGGCAGCAGTGCAAGCACATTTACACACGAGTGGGCTAAGCAGCAGTTTCCAACACAGTATGCCGGGACTGTCGCAGAGTTAATTAATACCTATACCGTGCACAACGGGCGTCGCAAACCAGAAGCGATCACAGCGCAAACGTACAGTATTGATTACTATGATGAAGCGCAAACTATTTCAACGCAGTTACAGGCCGCATCAAAGCAGGCTGAACGGCTAGAGGCGGCATTGCCTGACGCTTACAAAAATGCGTTTTTTCAGCTGGTGGGCTATCCGCTTTGGGCTAGTCAGGCGGTATTTGAGCTGAATCATGCCAGGGCTATTAATACACGCGATGCCAGTCAGGACCGGGCTACCACCAACCAGTCCGCTGCCCTGACAAAACAATGGTTTGAGCGTGATGAAGTATTGTCTGAACGTTTTCATACAATGGATAACGGGCGATGGAACCATATGATATCTCAGCCACATATTGGCTTTGTGCACTGGCGCAATCCTCCGGCGAACATTCCTCCTGTGGTCAGTACAAAGGCGCTTGCAAAACCTGCGATAGCGGATATGGGCGTTACTACCGAAAATCAGGCAGCGTTCTGGCCTGCCAGTGAATGGCAATCCAACGCTCTGGCACTGGAGACTTTTACCCCATTTGGTAAGCGGCAACGTGACATTACTATTTATAACCGGCAAGGCAAGCCGTTTGAGTTCACCATAGAAAGCGAAGCAAACTGGATTCGTCTTTCTCAGAAAAAAGGTACGGTCGAAGAGGCGGCTACAGTATCGGTAAGTATCGACTGGTCACAACTGCCGCCCGGTGAACATCAGGCCTCAGTGCTTATTAAAGGAACGGGATGGGGCGGTGCGACGGTAGATATTTCTGCTAACAATCAACGCGGTGAGGCCGAAGGTTTTGTGGAAGCTGATGGCGTACTATCTGTCAATGCCGTCAGCGGCACGATAATCAATAATCGTGACGACGTTAAATGGGAAAAGCTGACACTGCACGGCAGAACGGGCAGTGCCATAAGAAGCTTCATCAGCGCCGGTGCAACGCCCGCTCAAAAGGTATCTGAGCGACCGACACTTCGCTATCCCCTGTACTTTTTTTCCACCGGAACATTTGAAGTCACCGTCGATATTTCGCCCACGCAGTCATTTTTCCCTGATCACCAATTAGCGTTCTGGATGGCACTTGATAACGCTGAGCCGGAACAAATTAAGGGGCTCGGGGAAAAGGATAGCTGGGCAAAAGAAGTGCTCAACAATGTTCGTCAGTTGCAAACCACTATTACCGTGAATAAGCCCGGCGTTCATACCCTGTCTTTCTACCCTGAAGATACGGGCGTAGTGCTGCAAAAAATTGTGATTGATACCGGCGGGTTAAAACCATCCTATCTGGGGCCACCCGAATCACCGTTGATAGAGCAATAG
- a CDS encoding PEP-CTERM sorting domain-containing protein, whose protein sequence is MKKSTLACLLLALTSAQQAQANLISNGNFSDCSFSGWQKDTDGVGELNVGNDFQQIGAPDCAAQLTVDGAQTQAFFANTLYQNVDLMADTQYSLSFDLNVDSELTSQDQGFVADYFVVGLGDGTGTYYNANGTLGSLLEADIDGAQSYSFDVMLGDMLASWDDLTLEFQLLLGADASDMTDFGASFLQVDNVAINPVNMAAVSEPLTFALFGLGLAGIAASSRTRMGKRSVL, encoded by the coding sequence ATGAAAAAATCTACTTTAGCTTGCCTGCTTCTGGCGCTGACCTCGGCCCAACAGGCACAGGCCAACCTTATATCTAACGGTAACTTTTCTGATTGCAGCTTTTCTGGCTGGCAGAAAGACACCGATGGTGTCGGCGAACTTAATGTCGGTAATGATTTTCAGCAGATCGGCGCCCCTGACTGTGCTGCTCAGTTAACCGTTGATGGCGCACAGACACAGGCATTTTTTGCGAACACACTTTATCAAAATGTGGATCTGATGGCTGATACGCAGTACTCGCTTAGTTTTGACCTTAATGTTGACTCAGAACTGACCAGCCAGGACCAGGGCTTTGTCGCTGACTATTTTGTGGTGGGGCTGGGTGATGGTACCGGTACCTACTATAACGCAAATGGCACGCTGGGTAGCCTGCTGGAAGCGGATATTGATGGTGCACAGAGCTACAGCTTTGACGTCATGTTGGGTGATATGCTGGCTTCCTGGGACGACCTTACACTCGAGTTTCAGCTTCTGCTGGGCGCAGATGCATCCGACATGACTGACTTCGGCGCATCTTTTCTGCAAGTTGATAACGTTGCCATTAATCCGGTGAATATGGCAGCGGTCAGTGAGCCCCTGACATTTGCCTTATTCGGCTTAGGATTAGCGGGCATAGCCGCAAGCTCGCGTACCCGGATGGGTAAACGGAGTGTGTTATGA
- a CDS encoding glycoside hydrolase family 9 protein — MRKSMIGMALASALSMVPMVVSAAKPELHEKEYFSQPSLDVVVFSNWYNGLFGDSKISGVELIHFGERTATNGDVRLSATPEQWDPIPTFVKRKVDEKASRISATLSYPQHNFTYTISAVPIDNGVEITLSTSKPVPASLVGKAGFNMEFLPATYMETAYLADGQAGAFPIYPTGVKEIIGEHAPEALATGKRIVLAPESAQKRISIESENTELQLYDGRSKAQNGWFVVRGMLPADKTGDILTWRLTAATDENWLRAPVIGHSQVGYLPQQTKQAVIELDINDNTEHQARLVKVNPDGSSTVVKQGKPESKGQYTRYQYASFDFSDVTSPGLYQLSYGPTTTAAFAIAEDVLDKAWHPTLDHYFPVQMDHVLVNEAYRVWHGASHLDDALQAPVNHEHFDLYAQGPTTDTQYEPGEHIPGLNVGGWYDAGDYDIRTQTQYRTVRTLVQAWEEFKLSRDTTLVDYDRKYVDIHVPDGKSDILQQIEHGTLALLAQYKAVGHAIPGIIVPDISQYTHLGDGLTMTDNLIYDAAMKETQSDGIRSGVFDDRWAFTSKSTPLNYGAMAALAAASRALQNYKPELARESRETAINAWAKEADKKQPDMFQVGNTTGGGLREEKLKAAVELLITTKDKQYQHAVNDLLTYIESDFGRNAVLAIRALPHMDKAYGKRVRAAAERYQSVLQKATSQNPYGVVITEHGWAGNGTILEMAVTQYYLHSAFPELFDTQLIYRSLDYLYGTHPDSDISFVSNVGTESKKVAYGMNRADYSFISGAIVPGVLILKPDLPENKENWPFLWGENEYVINLGGSYIFAVNAALKLAGR, encoded by the coding sequence GTGCGAAAGTCGATGATTGGTATGGCCCTGGCCAGTGCATTATCAATGGTTCCAATGGTGGTCAGTGCGGCAAAGCCCGAACTACATGAAAAAGAGTACTTTAGCCAGCCCAGTCTGGATGTGGTCGTATTCAGCAATTGGTACAACGGTCTGTTCGGGGATTCAAAAATCAGCGGTGTGGAGTTGATTCATTTTGGTGAGCGTACGGCTACCAACGGCGACGTACGATTAAGCGCCACGCCTGAACAGTGGGATCCTATTCCTACTTTTGTAAAGCGTAAGGTCGATGAAAAAGCCAGTCGCATCAGCGCGACGTTGTCTTATCCACAACACAATTTTACCTACACGATCAGCGCTGTGCCTATCGATAACGGCGTAGAGATCACGCTGTCTACGTCAAAGCCCGTGCCGGCTTCGTTAGTAGGAAAAGCCGGTTTTAATATGGAATTCCTACCTGCGACCTACATGGAAACCGCCTATCTGGCAGATGGGCAGGCTGGTGCCTTTCCTATTTATCCAACGGGCGTGAAAGAGATTATCGGTGAACATGCGCCTGAAGCGTTGGCCACAGGAAAGCGCATAGTGCTTGCCCCAGAGTCAGCGCAAAAGCGGATTTCCATAGAATCTGAGAATACAGAACTGCAACTTTATGATGGCCGTTCTAAAGCACAAAACGGATGGTTTGTGGTCAGAGGAATGCTGCCAGCGGATAAAACCGGCGATATTCTCACGTGGCGCCTTACGGCAGCGACGGATGAAAACTGGTTGCGAGCGCCGGTTATTGGTCACTCTCAGGTTGGATATTTACCTCAGCAAACCAAACAGGCTGTTATAGAACTGGATATTAACGATAATACCGAGCATCAGGCGCGGCTTGTCAAAGTTAATCCGGATGGCTCTTCAACGGTTGTTAAGCAGGGGAAACCTGAGTCAAAAGGTCAGTACACCAGATATCAGTACGCCAGTTTCGACTTCAGTGATGTTACTTCACCAGGCCTTTATCAGCTTAGCTATGGGCCAACCACTACAGCAGCATTTGCGATTGCCGAAGATGTTCTGGATAAGGCCTGGCATCCTACTCTGGACCATTATTTCCCGGTGCAGATGGATCATGTTCTGGTCAACGAAGCGTATCGAGTCTGGCACGGTGCGTCCCACCTTGATGATGCCCTGCAGGCGCCGGTCAATCATGAACATTTCGATTTGTACGCACAGGGACCTACTACTGATACCCAATATGAGCCCGGCGAGCATATACCAGGTTTGAATGTGGGCGGCTGGTATGACGCTGGCGACTACGATATTCGCACGCAAACCCAATATCGTACGGTAAGGACTTTGGTACAGGCGTGGGAGGAGTTTAAGCTAAGCCGCGATACGACGCTGGTGGATTATGACCGTAAGTATGTGGATATACACGTCCCCGATGGTAAGTCCGACATTCTGCAGCAAATCGAGCACGGTACGCTGGCGTTATTAGCCCAGTACAAAGCGGTAGGTCATGCTATTCCGGGGATTATTGTTCCGGATATCAGCCAGTATACGCATCTGGGGGACGGTCTGACGATGACCGATAACCTGATTTATGATGCTGCTATGAAAGAAACGCAATCCGATGGTATCCGAAGTGGCGTCTTTGACGATCGCTGGGCGTTTACCTCCAAATCGACACCGTTGAATTATGGCGCAATGGCGGCCCTGGCCGCAGCCAGCAGAGCGCTTCAGAATTATAAGCCTGAACTGGCCCGGGAGAGTCGTGAAACCGCTATAAACGCCTGGGCAAAAGAGGCAGATAAAAAACAGCCGGATATGTTTCAGGTCGGCAACACCACAGGCGGTGGCCTGAGGGAAGAAAAGCTAAAAGCTGCAGTTGAACTGCTCATTACTACTAAAGATAAGCAATATCAGCATGCGGTGAATGATTTGCTGACTTACATAGAATCTGACTTTGGCCGCAACGCAGTACTGGCGATCCGCGCGCTTCCGCACATGGATAAAGCCTATGGTAAGCGCGTTCGCGCTGCTGCCGAACGCTACCAGTCGGTATTGCAAAAAGCGACTTCGCAAAACCCTTATGGTGTGGTGATTACAGAGCACGGCTGGGCAGGAAATGGCACAATACTGGAGATGGCGGTAACGCAGTATTACCTGCATAGCGCTTTCCCTGAATTATTTGATACCCAGCTAATTTATCGCTCTTTAGATTATCTGTACGGCACTCATCCGGATTCAGATATTTCATTTGTATCTAACGTGGGGACAGAATCTAAAAAAGTGGCTTACGGTATGAACCGGGCAGATTACTCTTTTATCAGCGGTGCTATTGTACCGGGCGTCTTGATTTTAAAACCGGATTTGCCCGAGAACAAAGAAAACTGGCCATTTTTATGGGGTGAAAACGAGTATGTGATAAACCTTGGGGGATCGTATATTTTCGCCGTAAACGCTGCGTTGAAACTGGCCGGGCGTTAA
- a CDS encoding DNA ligase has translation MNYLLKWITIALMLIVPAYGANQHEVIYPMQLALPLKEPVEVSEYFISEKLDGIRARWTGEKLVTRNGNRIFAPDWFTAGWPDTVMEGELWTARGQFEQIASVVLSETPDSRWRDVRLMLFDLPALRKPFYQRVKAMTRLVAQTNSQYLSMIPQRTLTGTEALDIELDAITKAGGEGLMLHHKQAMYENGRTASLLKAKRYDDDEARVITHLPGKGKFAGMMGALLVETRQGVRFKIGSGFSLSQRQSPPPIGIWITFKHYGYTARGIPRFASFMRIRPNPPAYENR, from the coding sequence ATGAATTACCTTCTTAAATGGATAACTATTGCGCTGATGCTGATTGTGCCGGCTTACGGGGCTAATCAACATGAGGTCATTTACCCGATGCAGCTGGCGCTGCCGCTTAAAGAACCGGTGGAGGTAAGTGAGTATTTCATCAGCGAAAAACTTGACGGGATCCGTGCTCGCTGGACGGGTGAAAAGCTGGTTACAAGAAATGGTAACAGGATTTTCGCACCTGACTGGTTTACCGCAGGCTGGCCGGATACGGTCATGGAAGGCGAGCTATGGACAGCGCGCGGCCAGTTTGAACAAATTGCCTCTGTGGTACTTTCTGAAACGCCGGATAGTCGATGGCGCGATGTTCGTTTGATGCTATTCGACCTGCCTGCGTTGCGTAAGCCCTTTTATCAACGTGTTAAAGCGATGACCCGGCTTGTTGCACAAACAAACAGCCAGTATCTGTCTATGATCCCACAGCGCACCCTGACAGGCACCGAGGCGCTTGATATAGAGCTGGATGCTATAACTAAAGCGGGTGGGGAAGGATTAATGCTGCATCATAAGCAGGCAATGTATGAGAACGGACGCACCGCGTCACTACTCAAGGCAAAGCGTTACGATGATGATGAGGCAAGAGTAATTACCCATCTGCCTGGTAAAGGAAAATTTGCCGGCATGATGGGCGCGTTGTTGGTCGAAACCCGGCAAGGCGTGCGCTTTAAAATTGGCAGTGGGTTCAGTCTGTCGCAGCGACAGTCGCCGCCGCCCATCGGCATTTGGATTACGTTCAAACACTACGGCTATACCGCACGCGGCATCCCTAGATTTGCCAGTTTTATGCGAATCAGACCGAACCCACCCGCCTATGAAAACAGGTAG